ATCTTTATACGGACCTGGCAGAGTTCGTACGAGCATCATTGACTATGAGGAGCCTGTGGCCCAAGATGGATGGGAAGATATTGGCGGTGACTCGCCTAAGCGAGGAATTAGCAGCGAAAGCGATGCTTTTCATTCTGCATTGGAATCTGAATCTGGTTTTGAAACTGCTCAAGAAGAGGCGCAAACTGAAGATGACGTTTATCAGACGGGCCAAGAGACTATGGATGAAGGGTCTTCTGGTGAGCATACAGAGACTGAAGATTCCGCCGTGACTGAGAGTGGTGCTACGTTTTTCAACCCCAGAAGAAACTCTGTTTCCTCAACTGCCAGTGATTCGGCCTCGGACAATGATTTTAACATGAGCATGGGTAGTAATGCAAGCATTGTCAGTGGTTCCAGGTCCAGCAGACGTCGTTCGTTTAAAAGCAGGCGAAGTAACCATAATTTAAGATCAAGCACTTacagtggtggtggatcTGATCCAGAAGGAACGCCGGTGAAAACCTCTGGGACTGGCAGCCTTGCTGCCGAGTTCTTATCTACCGAAGAAATTGAGAGACATGCTTCTGAACATGGACTGGTCACTTTGCCTGTAGAGGAGTACGAACTCATGGTATCCAAGATTGATCTTATTGACAATCCATCAAAGGATGTTCTGCAGTCATCAGCTGCCCAAATCGAACATGAGTTAGTTCCTGTGGGACATGTTGGTGGTTTGGAATCCCAAATTGGTCAATTCAAGGCACAAATTGAAACTATGGATTCAAAGCTTTCTGAATTGAACTCTCATAAGGCTGGTCTAGAGTCACAAGTCGAAGAACTCTCTACTCGCTCGGGTGATCTCGAGGGTCAAGTTGCTAAATCCAAGACTCAGGAGCATGTTCAAGATTATGCTACACAGCTTGGATTCGAACTGGTTCCTTCAGGTCATGTCAAGGATCTCGAATCAAAACTTTCAAAAGCCCAATCTAAAGATTATATCCTTCATAATGCCAAGGCTCATAATCTTGTCGCCATCCCAATTGATGATTACGAAAAATACTTGTCTCCAACCCTGGAGGATATCACTCGTCATGCGGATGGACTTGACCATAAACTTGTTCCACTCAATGAGTATGACAATTTGATTGCACCACCCACTGTGGATGAGGTGGCCCAACATGCTAAAAATGTTGGATATAAAGCCATTCCAATTGAAGAACATGACCGCCTTGTCCATGAAGCAACTCGTTCACTTAGCGAATCTGAAGTTACTGATAAAGCGAGAGAGCTTGGACTGGTTACTCTTCCTACTGATGATCATGCTGAACTAGTTAGATCTAGTCTCGATCCAACTGTAGACGAGCTGATAGCCCGAACCGGAAAGCATAACATGACAGTGGTGCCAATAGATGAGTATAAACGACTTGTTGAACTTACTCAACACCCTAGCAATGAAGATTTAGAGAAATGGGCTGGTCCTCTTGGACTTGCAGTTGTTAATGACGCAGCCTACCGCGACCTTCAACGAGAAGCAAGAGATCCTACACCAGAAGAACTCAGCTCTCGTGCTGAAAAGCTTGGTCTTTCTATTCTTCCTAAAGCTGAGCTGCAGGCTATGGTTTCCCTCAGTGAAAGCCCACCTAAAGAACACCTCGAGAAGCATGCTGACAAGTTCAATTCCCTATTGGTCGATAAAGATGACTACTCTAAGATACAACATCTGGCCAATTCTCCCGATCGAGAACACATTAGTGAGAAAGCCCGATCTCATGGTTTGACTGTTGTCCCAGATTCCGAGTATAAAGAACTTCAAGCCAAAGCCAACAAGCCAACATCTGATCATATAAAGACCaaggcagctgctgtagGACTGATTGCTATTGCTGCCGCTGAACATGAAAATTTGTTGCGGTCGGCTCATAAACCTACTAGAGAAGAACTGGTTGCTAAAGCGTCAGAGTTGCATGGTGCTGTGATAGTGGACAAGGATGTTCATGATGAATTTGTTCGTAAGACTCAGTCTCCTTCTCATGACGAGGTTAAAGCTCAGGCTGGTGCCCTTGGAATGATTGCTGTTGCTCAAGACGAGTATGATGAGATTTCTCGTAAAGCAAATTCACCTTCTCTCTCAGAGGTCCAGAGCTCAGCAGAACGTCATTCCCACGTCTTGCTATCTCAAGATGATCACAAGAAACTTGTCGCTTCTGCTACATCTCCTTCGGAACTAGAAGTTACCGAGCATGCCAAGAAACACGGTTTGGTTACTGTTCCTGAGTCTAAGTTTAACGATCTTACCAGGAAGAGAACTAAAGAAGAggcaactgctgctgttcgTGAGCACGGCCTGGTTGCTTTGACATCTGAACAATATGAGACAATGAGCAATGCAGCCAATCAGCCAATTGATAAGAACTTTGTCGAatctgcagcagctggtctAGGACTTGCGACTGTGTCAACTGAAGAACTTGAGGCTTTAAGACACCCACCAGAAAagactgatgaagaagtcAAACAGATTGTCAATGCAAGAGGATATATTCTTGTTAAATCAGATCTTATCTCGACTCCGAGCGGAGATGTGCCTGATTTGAACTTGCCAATTATTGCACTTACAAAGGAGAATTATGACCAATTAGTACAACCGTCCCAAGAATCTGTTCTGGAGAAACTCAAGGGTTTCGGTTTAGTGGCTATGCCTGAGAATGAGTACCAGTCGCTTGTAAAGGAACCTACGAGAGAAGAGTTGGTAGAAAAGCTTCAATCTCATGGTCACGTTGCTATTCCTAAAGAAGAATATACTGAGTTGTCATCTCGTCCTACTGAGATCAATCCTTCCAAGGAAGAACTTGCCGCATTTGCTGCTGGACATGGTTTGTCGACGATTCCTAGTGATCATCTTGAACAGCTCAAGAGAGAGGCAGAGGAACCCAGTCACGAAAAAATCACCGCTGTTTCTGGTCAACGGGGTCTTTCTTTGGTTAATACAGATGAGCTTAATGCCATTAAACGGAGAGCTGAAGATCCTTCTCAAGAAGAGTTAAATGGTCACGCGTCCAAGCACGGTTTGGTGCTCATCGATTCAGGTGAGCTTTCTACTATTCGCTCTAGAGCCAGCAACCCTACGCCCGACCAGTTGAAAGAAGCATCGTCGAACCTTGGATTATCCGTTATTCCTACGACAGAACTTGAAAACTATAAACGAAAAGCGAATGCACCATCCAAGACTGAGATTGAGTCTCATGCTGCGCATTTTGGACTTGCTGCTATCTCAGTAGGAGCTTTGGAGGAACTGCATCGTAAATCACAAAAGCCCAGCAAGGAGGAGGTCGAACAGTATGGTCACAAATTGGGCCTCAGGGTGTTGTCAGAAGATGAGCATAATCAACTGCATAGAAGAGTGAACAATCCAACCGTGGGTGAACTTCAGAAATCTGCCGCTGCTCACAAGCACTCTATTTtgccaaaagaagaattggATCAACTACGACGCAAATCCAACGAGCCTACTATTGATGAAATCAAGTTGGCTGGTGAAGCACACGGaatggttgttgttgacaaggACATGTATGATGAGCTAGAAAAGAACTCAACTCAACCTGATGAGCCGACTATAACCCGACTTGCTAAAAAGTTAGATCTTGCTGTTCTGCCAAGCGTAGAATTAGAGCAACTGCGAGAACAACTCAGCCATCCATCGAAAACTGACGTAGAATTCTGGGCAAAGAAACATAACCTCGTGGCGATTCCAAGGGAGGCACATGTCTCACTCACCGAAAGAGCTGAGAAGCTTGAAAAGCTTGAGAAGAACGAGCCGTCTGTGTCACCAAAAGATGTGCATTTGATGTCTGTTGCCGCCAAGCGTAATCACTTTGAGGATATCATTAAACAATCGTCGAAAGAAAAGCAGAATGATAAGGTCGCTGAGTCAATTAAATCGTTGGGTTATGTTCCCGTGTCAAACGAGGAATATAAGCGTCTTCTGTCAAACCAAAGCGTATATGAACCCACTAAGGGTGATATCATTCGTACTGCTAAATCATTTGGTCTTAGCGCTATTCCAATTGAGGAGTATAAGTCATTGCTTAAAAGACACAGTCATGTGCGTGATGAGAGTACTAATTCTATTGAAAGCTTTGGCTCGGGTGTTTCAGGTGTTCCTGGAGATAGGACCAGTGCTAACCCAACCACACCTGTACGTAACACGGCTCCACATGACTTCCAATTGGAATCACCCAAATCTGATTTAGATATGAAGGCTGTACCGGCAGAATACCTTGCTTCGTTACGCCGCATTGCTGAgaatccagaagaagaagatctcAAGGGCTTGGCA
The Sugiyamaella lignohabitans strain CBS 10342 chromosome A, complete sequence genome window above contains:
- the NUM1 gene encoding Num1p (Protein required for nuclear migration; component of the mitochondria-ER-cortex-ancor (MECA); required for the association of mitochondria with the cell cortex and for accurate distribution of mitochondrial network; interacts with Mdm36p to link the ER and motochondria at the cortex; localizes to the mother cell cortex and the bud tip; may mediate interactions of dynein and cytoplasmic microtubules with the cell cortex; GO_component: GO:0005938 - cell cortex [Evidence IEA]; GO_component: GO:0005938 - cell cortex [Evidence IDA] [PMID 11121446]; GO_component: GO:0005934 - cellular bud tip [Evidence IEA]; GO_component: GO:0005934 - cellular bud tip [Evidence IDA] [PMID 11121446]; GO_component: GO:0005739 - mitochondrion [Evidence IDA] [PMID 14576278]; GO_component: GO:0005739 - mitochondrion [Evidence IDA] [PMID 16823961]; GO_function: GO:0005543 - phospholipid binding [Evidence IEA]; GO_function: GO:0015631 - tubulin binding [Evidence IPI] [PMID 11266443]; GO_process: GO:0032065 - cortical protein anchoring [Evidence IEA]; GO_process: GO:0000226 - microtubule cytoskeleton organization [Evidence IMP] [PMID 11121446]; GO_process: GO:0000266 - mitochondrial fission [Evidence IMP] [PMID 17336903]; GO_process: GO:0000001 - mitochondrion inheritance [Evidence IGI] [PMID 17336903]; GO_process: GO:0051646 - mitochondrion localization [Evidence IGI,IMP,IPI] [PMID 23341591]; GO_process: GO:0030473 - nuclear migration along microtubule [Evidence IMP] [PMID 11121446]) — its product is MAKSNDAVSKIASERGKLQTAKDSQMELIESLKTREAELKVLYDSMKNRYEAETNNRQREKTEWDQEHQTLNKKLADLNQELTSLKAAGGFGLGSGLAGAVAATHGSSSDIDEEQLARDLESFGAQGEDDELDSQQASHLSGLESETMKSSLGHAHKLVANLQRAFTKEKSEKLELRRQLADMQAELQKTRSNVVKNKRSKYFANAANNSNNGSANTSVRSAGSLYGPGRVRTSIIDYEEPVAQDGWEDIGGDSPKRGISSESDAFHSALESESGFETAQEEAQTEDDVYQTGQETMDEGSSGEHTETEDSAVTESGATFFNPRRNSVSSTASDSASDNDFNMSMGSNASIVSGSRSSRRRSFKSRRSNHNLRSSTYSGGGSDPEGTPVKTSGTGSLAAEFLSTEEIERHASEHGLVTLPVEEYELMVSKIDLIDNPSKDVLQSSAAQIEHELVPVGHVGGLESQIGQFKAQIETMDSKLSELNSHKAGLESQVEELSTRSGDLEGQVAKSKTQEHVQDYATQLGFELVPSGHVKDLESKLSKAQSKDYILHNAKAHNLVAIPIDDYEKYLSPTLEDITRHADGLDHKLVPLNEYDNLIAPPTVDEVAQHAKNVGYKAIPIEEHDRLVHEATRSLSESEVTDKARELGLVTLPTDDHAELVRSSLDPTVDELIARTGKHNMTVVPIDEYKRLVELTQHPSNEDLEKWAGPLGLAVVNDAAYRDLQREARDPTPEELSSRAEKLGLSILPKAELQAMVSLSESPPKEHLEKHADKFNSLLVDKDDYSKIQHLANSPDREHISEKARSHGLTVVPDSEYKELQAKANKPTSDHIKTKAAAVGLIAIAAAEHENLLRSAHKPTREELVAKASELHGAVIVDKDVHDEFVRKTQSPSHDEVKAQAGALGMIAVAQDEYDEISRKANSPSLSEVQSSAERHSHVLLSQDDHKKLVASATSPSELEVTEHAKKHGLVTVPESKFNDLTRKRTKEEATAAVREHGLVALTSEQYETMSNAANQPIDKNFVESAAAGLGLATVSTEELEALRHPPEKTDEEVKQIVNARGYILVKSDLISTPSGDVPDLNLPIIALTKENYDQLVQPSQESVLEKLKGFGLVAMPENEYQSLVKEPTREELVEKLQSHGHVAIPKEEYTELSSRPTEINPSKEELAAFAAGHGLSTIPSDHLEQLKREAEEPSHEKITAVSGQRGLSLVNTDELNAIKRRAEDPSQEELNGHASKHGLVLIDSGELSTIRSRASNPTPDQLKEASSNLGLSVIPTTELENYKRKANAPSKTEIESHAAHFGLAAISVGALEELHRKSQKPSKEEVEQYGHKLGLRVLSEDEHNQLHRRVNNPTVGELQKSAAAHKHSILPKEELDQLRRKSNEPTIDEIKLAGEAHGMVVVDKDMYDELEKNSTQPDEPTITRLAKKLDLAVLPSVELEQLREQLSHPSKTDVEFWAKKHNLVAIPREAHVSLTERAEKLEKLEKNEPSVSPKDVHLMSVAAKRNHFEDIIKQSSKEKQNDKVAESIKSLGYVPVSNEEYKRLLSNQSVYEPTKGDIIRTAKSFGLSAIPIEEYKSLLKRHSHVRDESTNSIESFGSGVSGVPGDRTSANPTTPVRNTAPHDFQLESPKSDLDMKAVPAEYLASLRRIAENPEEEDLKGLAHKLGLKLVPLTSEDEGKKTLTTSSSVKSISSQFNTAEDVNNVSISFEEYAELKKKANQISSPESLHAKAAELGFVAVAAGELENLRNKSISEEEIRDKASQLGLVTLTNSDYQNLSDAAKHQPKELDVEEIQEKAHLMGLVAIPEQQFADLQTRETKLTPEDIRSHAEQHGLVALPVSELAQLQAPKDLSAEEIQHHAESRGLAVLPKTELAQLNEPKDLTVEDINHHASKHGLVALPQDEVDRLQAPKDIGIEEIQHHAENRGLAVVPKDELSRLLQPELSVDDIKKQADSQGLVVVPKEEFVARKQISGNDIKEHADSHGLVVLPKDEFNELQKAQQPKKSGIKEIEAAAAALGLVAVSADSYNEFRKSSSGQVKRQSLSPEELTTHADNIGYVAVPAPEYNRLKSPTFTDEDIQRHATSLGLRTISDADYRALIAKSEPKVFNNTDLEREARSRGKVLLDSNEYAELMMSHESLTDRTSQGAKDNTSSLSPDELKSHAEKIGLAVVNASELESLRSARETTTLRESRGSPITVVNRNSRFNMQSAIIDDTSSEMSAEADESTITVSGRPPHVALPSVSESDFSVEFDGDNRVPSQSTGKLLPAAGISKQASTSVAGPATVGVVSGAAAASAAAIAANGRHHTLDPSHLSPASNNANAMFNLSQATIASQTSLNERNMIPYITQVVIGEFLFKYTRTFGISGISDNRHERYFWIHPYTLTLYWSKENPAMESIHSGKTKSAAIVNVEAVEDLNPLPPGLYHKSIIIHTSDRLIKVTCPSRQRHNIWYNSIKFLLKRSIDDLTFDEELGDVNYAEDRRVNRERTRTSAVTGQSLRENRSHRVLSLRQSLAPEMNVSRVGTRASLRQESVSSFVPSGQRASSGSTSRSSSRFSRG